The proteins below come from a single Rosa rugosa chromosome 2, drRosRugo1.1, whole genome shotgun sequence genomic window:
- the LOC133733554 gene encoding uncharacterized protein LOC133733554: MDLEPGTMDSVRSGHCGQIFRPDNFVFGQSGAGNNRANRQYTEGAEFDLFGSRCGAKGGGELWLLQVCRKMTFWFQRITGVSLCRGIGSMWLKTDLEIVVESDAESLSSRLSTEAELN, translated from the exons ATGGATCTGGAGCCTGGGACCATGGACAGCGTCAGATCTGGACACTGCGGTCAGATCTTCCGCCCCGATAATTTTGTCTTCGGTCAGTCTGGTGCTGGAAACAACCGGGCAAATCGTCAGTACACCGAGGGGGCTGAGTTTGATCTATTCGGTTCTCGATGTGGTGCGAAAGGAGGCGGAGAACTGTGGCTGTTGCAAG TTTGTAGGAAGATGACATTTTGGTTTCAAAGAATCACTGGAGTTAGCTTGTGCAGAGGTATTGGAAGCATGTGGTTGAAAACAGACTTAGAAA TTGTGGTGGAATCAGATGCAGAAAGCTTAAGTTCAAGGCTGTCTACAGAGGCAGAATTAAATTAA